A section of the Streptomyces sp. V3I8 genome encodes:
- a CDS encoding cytochrome P450, which translates to MTDSARPPLLDSSPALLTKGYTWLPDRWSRTDGPVVRARLMGRHAVALRGPDAVRFFYDERHVERRAALPEPVLSTLFGHGAVHTLDGRGHRVRKEMFLSLLTGPKAVAGLVERVTAAWDETVASWPGRPAVVLFDEASRVLTRGVCRWVGIPLLDADEVAGDLVAMVDGFATAGPRHWRARRARGRCEAWLGQLVEDVRAGIATAPAGSALDAIVRHRDADGEFLDPHTAAVEILNVIRPTVAVCWFVAYAGHALHHRPEVRERLREDDPAYAVAFAHELRRFYPFAPFVGGLAVADLRWRGELVPAGSLVLLDLFGQNHDPGLWDEPYTFDPRRFLGRPPRRDELVPQGGGDPAAGHRCPGEDVTVALLSALGPRLARLEYDVPAQDLRIPLNRMPARVRSGFVMGKVHVPAPERSLQTVSS; encoded by the coding sequence ATGACCGACAGCGCGCGCCCTCCGCTCCTCGACAGTTCTCCCGCTCTCCTCACCAAGGGGTACACCTGGCTGCCCGACCGGTGGAGCCGCACCGACGGCCCGGTCGTGCGCGCCCGGCTGATGGGACGGCACGCCGTGGCCCTGCGGGGTCCGGACGCCGTGCGGTTCTTCTACGACGAACGGCATGTGGAGCGCCGGGCCGCGCTGCCGGAACCGGTGCTGAGCACGCTGTTCGGCCACGGAGCCGTGCACACCCTGGACGGGCGGGGCCATCGCGTACGCAAGGAGATGTTCCTGTCCCTGCTCACCGGGCCGAAGGCCGTGGCCGGCCTGGTGGAGCGCGTCACCGCGGCGTGGGACGAGACCGTGGCCTCCTGGCCGGGCCGGCCGGCGGTCGTCCTCTTCGACGAGGCGAGCCGGGTCCTGACCCGCGGCGTCTGCCGGTGGGTGGGAATCCCCCTCCTCGACGCCGACGAGGTGGCCGGGGACCTGGTCGCCATGGTCGACGGGTTCGCCACGGCCGGGCCGCGCCACTGGCGTGCCCGTCGTGCGCGGGGCCGCTGCGAGGCGTGGCTGGGACAGCTGGTCGAGGACGTCCGCGCGGGGATCGCCACCGCGCCGGCCGGTTCGGCGCTGGACGCGATCGTGCGGCACCGGGACGCCGACGGCGAGTTCCTCGACCCGCACACGGCCGCCGTCGAAATCCTCAACGTCATCCGTCCGACCGTCGCGGTGTGCTGGTTCGTCGCGTACGCGGGTCACGCCCTGCACCACCGCCCGGAGGTCCGGGAACGGCTGCGCGAGGACGACCCCGCATACGCCGTGGCGTTCGCCCACGAGCTGCGGCGCTTCTACCCCTTCGCGCCCTTCGTCGGCGGGCTCGCCGTCGCCGACCTGCGGTGGCGGGGCGAGCTGGTCCCGGCCGGCTCCCTGGTCCTGCTCGACCTGTTCGGGCAGAACCACGACCCCGGGCTCTGGGACGAGCCGTACACCTTCGACCCCCGCCGCTTCCTCGGCCGGCCGCCGCGGCGCGACGAACTCGTCCCGCAGGGCGGCGGCGACCCGGCGGCCGGTCACCGCTGCCCCGGTGAGGACGTGACGGTCGCACTGCTGTCGGCCCTCGGCCCACGGCTGGCGCGCCTGGAGTACGACGTGCCGGCACAGGACCTGCGGATCCCGCTGAACCGCATGCCGGCCCGCGTGCGCAGCGGATTCGTCATGGGGAAGGTCCACGTACCGGCGCCGGAGCGCAGCCTCCAGACGGTTTCGTCCTGA
- a CDS encoding DUF742 domain-containing protein yields MSRKPVDIGDPDRLYTVTGGRSEADDAFDLVTLIVSECEPAAGMQSEHTRILEMCRHPTALVEISAELKLPITVVRILLGDLHAMGKVSARHPRAAESVASLPETALLQEVLHGLRNL; encoded by the coding sequence GTGAGCCGCAAACCCGTGGACATCGGCGACCCCGACCGGCTCTACACGGTCACGGGGGGACGCAGCGAAGCCGACGACGCGTTCGACCTGGTCACGCTGATCGTCAGTGAGTGCGAGCCCGCCGCCGGGATGCAGTCCGAGCACACCCGGATCCTCGAGATGTGCCGGCACCCGACGGCGCTGGTCGAGATCTCGGCCGAGCTCAAGCTGCCCATCACCGTCGTACGGATCCTCCTCGGCGACCTCCATGCCATGGGCAAGGTGAGCGCCCGTCACCCCCGCGCGGCCGAGTCCGTCGCGTCCCTCCCTGAAACCGCCCTGCTCCAGGAGGTCCTCCATGGGCTCCGCAACCTCTGA
- a CDS encoding DUF4383 domain-containing protein: MTTHTRNANTTRTPVQQAALLVGVVFLLVGVLGFIPGITTDYDTMKFASHESGAELLGIFQISVLHNLVHLAFGVAGVALARTASGARTYLLAGGAVYLVLWLYGLFVGHHSGANFVPLNTADDWLHFVLGIGMIALGALLTRSRSRTGVGR, translated from the coding sequence ATGACGACACACACACGCAACGCGAACACGACGCGAACCCCCGTGCAGCAGGCGGCGTTGCTGGTAGGGGTGGTGTTCCTGCTGGTGGGGGTCCTGGGATTCATCCCGGGGATCACCACGGACTACGACACGATGAAGTTCGCCTCGCACGAATCGGGCGCCGAACTGCTCGGGATCTTCCAGATATCCGTCCTGCACAACCTCGTGCACCTGGCGTTCGGCGTGGCGGGCGTCGCGCTGGCCCGTACCGCCTCCGGAGCCCGTACGTACCTGCTCGCGGGCGGTGCCGTGTACCTGGTGCTGTGGCTGTACGGCCTGTTCGTCGGCCACCACAGCGGAGCCAACTTCGTGCCGCTCAACACCGCCGACGACTGGCTGCACTTCGTCCTGGGCATCGGCATGATCGCCCTGGGCGCGCTCCTCACCCGCTCCCGCTCCCGCACCGGCGTCGGGAGGTGA
- a CDS encoding RICIN domain-containing protein — protein sequence MPINRRNLLRTSGLALGAGAGAGTSLMNVRPAAAAPRTAAPQVADDAFRRLKPGSIVPRGWLAGQLRLQLDGLCGRLTEKSHFLDFATSGWVHPENNAWEELPYWLRGYVPLAAVTRDTAALDRARRWIDAVLATQQADGFFGPRALRTALNGGPDFWPFLPLLQALRSFEEFTGDTRVVPFLTRFLRYMNTQGKGAFDTSWVSQRWGDCMDVALWLYRRSPEPFLLELVDKMHAWGADWTGALPNAHNVNIAQGFREPAQYAQRSGSAEHTRASYRTYSELLAAHGQFAGGGFAGDENVRPGFGDPRQGFETCGVVEFMASHELLTRVTGDALWADRCEELAFNMLPAALDPEGRAVHYVTSANSVDLDDTPKTQGQFQNGFAMQSFQPGIDQYRCCPHNYGMGWPYFAEELWLGTPDGGLVAAMYAACRVTTQVAGDTTVTVTEDTDYPFGETVDFVVATPHPVRFPLLLRIPGWCAAPRLQVNGRSVAAQGGPAFVRVERVWADGDRVSLRLPQRTAVRTWPGNRDSVGVSHGPLSYALRIGERYVRYAGDATFPEYEVHATSPWNYGLVPGGALEVHRAAGPVAANPFTHAATPVSITAEARRVPEWIADDEHVVAPLQQSPARSTGAVERVTLVPMGAARLRIASFPTASPAGTPWEPERPYRRIRNKHSGKVLAVDGMSAQNGAHAVQFDNSGTGDHAWQVLDRGEGWSLIRNGHSGKVLGVDGMSTQNSAHVVQYEDNGTDDHLWQFVEKEDGWFLMRNKHSGKVLGVDGMSTQNSAHVVQFDDNGTDDHLWRFV from the coding sequence ATGCCGATCAACAGACGCAATCTGCTGCGCACCAGCGGCCTCGCACTCGGTGCGGGCGCCGGTGCCGGCACCTCCCTGATGAACGTACGACCGGCCGCCGCCGCGCCGCGGACCGCCGCGCCCCAGGTGGCGGACGACGCCTTCCGCCGGCTGAAGCCCGGCAGCATCGTCCCGCGCGGCTGGCTGGCCGGTCAGCTGCGTCTCCAGCTGGACGGCCTGTGCGGCCGCCTCACGGAGAAGTCCCACTTCCTGGACTTCGCCACCAGCGGATGGGTGCATCCCGAGAACAACGCCTGGGAGGAACTGCCGTACTGGCTGCGCGGTTACGTCCCGCTGGCCGCCGTCACCCGCGACACCGCCGCGCTCGACCGGGCGCGGCGCTGGATCGACGCGGTCCTCGCCACCCAGCAGGCCGACGGCTTCTTCGGGCCGCGCGCACTGCGCACCGCGCTGAACGGCGGCCCCGACTTCTGGCCCTTCCTCCCCCTCCTGCAGGCGCTGCGCAGTTTCGAGGAGTTCACCGGCGACACCCGCGTCGTCCCCTTCCTCACCCGCTTCCTGCGGTACATGAACACGCAGGGCAAGGGCGCCTTCGACACCAGCTGGGTGTCGCAGCGGTGGGGCGACTGCATGGACGTCGCCCTGTGGCTGTACCGGCGGTCACCGGAGCCCTTCCTCCTCGAACTGGTCGACAAGATGCACGCGTGGGGAGCCGACTGGACCGGCGCCCTGCCGAACGCGCACAACGTCAACATCGCGCAGGGCTTCCGCGAGCCGGCCCAGTACGCCCAGCGCTCCGGCTCGGCGGAGCACACCCGCGCCAGCTACCGCACGTACTCCGAACTGCTCGCCGCACACGGCCAGTTCGCCGGTGGCGGCTTCGCGGGCGACGAGAACGTCCGGCCCGGTTTCGGTGACCCGCGGCAGGGCTTCGAGACCTGCGGTGTCGTCGAGTTCATGGCCAGCCACGAGCTGCTCACCCGCGTCACCGGGGATGCGCTGTGGGCCGACCGGTGCGAGGAACTGGCCTTCAACATGCTGCCCGCCGCCCTCGACCCCGAGGGCAGGGCCGTGCACTACGTGACCAGCGCCAACAGCGTGGATCTGGACGACACCCCGAAGACACAGGGGCAGTTCCAGAACGGCTTCGCCATGCAGTCCTTCCAGCCGGGCATCGACCAGTACCGCTGCTGCCCGCACAACTACGGCATGGGATGGCCCTACTTCGCCGAGGAACTGTGGCTCGGCACACCGGACGGCGGACTCGTCGCGGCGATGTACGCGGCCTGCCGGGTCACCACCCAGGTGGCCGGGGACACCACGGTCACCGTCACCGAGGACACCGACTACCCGTTCGGCGAGACGGTCGACTTCGTCGTCGCCACGCCGCACCCCGTCCGCTTCCCGCTGCTGCTGCGGATACCCGGATGGTGCGCGGCCCCCCGGCTCCAGGTCAACGGGCGGAGCGTGGCGGCGCAGGGCGGCCCGGCGTTCGTACGCGTGGAACGGGTGTGGGCCGACGGCGACCGCGTCTCGTTGCGCCTGCCCCAGCGCACGGCCGTACGCACCTGGCCCGGGAACCGGGACTCGGTGGGTGTCAGCCACGGGCCGCTCAGCTACGCGCTGCGCATCGGCGAGAGGTACGTCCGGTACGCCGGCGACGCCACCTTCCCCGAGTACGAGGTGCACGCCACGAGTCCGTGGAACTACGGGCTCGTGCCCGGCGGCGCCCTGGAGGTGCACCGGGCCGCGGGGCCGGTCGCCGCCAACCCGTTCACCCACGCGGCGACGCCCGTCTCGATCACGGCGGAGGCGCGGCGCGTGCCGGAGTGGATCGCCGACGACGAGCATGTCGTCGCACCGCTGCAGCAGAGTCCGGCCCGGTCCACGGGCGCGGTGGAGCGGGTCACGCTCGTCCCCATGGGCGCGGCCCGGCTGCGGATCGCGTCCTTCCCGACGGCCTCCCCCGCCGGCACGCCCTGGGAACCCGAGCGGCCGTACCGGCGGATCCGGAACAAGCACAGCGGCAAGGTGCTGGCCGTGGACGGCATGTCCGCGCAGAACGGCGCCCATGCCGTCCAGTTCGACAACTCGGGCACGGGGGACCACGCCTGGCAGGTCCTGGACCGGGGCGAGGGATGGTCCCTGATCCGCAACGGCCACAGCGGGAAGGTCCTGGGGGTCGACGGGATGTCCACGCAGAACAGCGCGCACGTCGTGCAGTACGAGGACAACGGCACCGACGACCACCTGTGGCAGTTCGTCGAGAAGGAGGACGGCTGGTTCCTCATGCGCAACAAGCACAGCGGGAAGGTCCTGGGAGTGGACGGGATGTCCACGCAGAACAGCGCCCATGTCGTGCAGTTCGACGACAACGGCACCGACGACCACCTGTGGAGGTTCGTCTGA
- a CDS encoding DUF6204 family protein, producing the protein MSTRTFRVTVRGVFHGLGAGQRAALPADAAAHDVLRAAFTPEGHLSYDIAARSAFTFRFLDTGEEEEDILEAAGRAEAAARLWLTERGYGYRNLRSTAEDLSQAPPGKRQRREAARRHV; encoded by the coding sequence ATGAGCACTCGTACCTTCCGTGTCACCGTCCGTGGCGTCTTTCACGGGCTCGGTGCCGGGCAGCGGGCGGCGCTGCCGGCCGACGCCGCGGCGCACGACGTACTGCGCGCGGCCTTCACGCCCGAGGGGCACCTCAGCTACGACATCGCCGCACGGTCCGCCTTCACCTTCCGTTTCCTGGACACGGGCGAAGAGGAGGAGGACATCCTCGAAGCGGCCGGGCGTGCCGAGGCGGCGGCGAGGCTCTGGCTGACGGAACGCGGATACGGCTACCGGAACCTCAGGTCCACCGCGGAGGACCTCTCGCAGGCTCCGCCGGGCAAGCGGCAGCGGCGCGAGGCGGCCCGCAGGCACGTCTGA
- a CDS encoding SAM-dependent methyltransferase encodes MNTDRPLSKNIDATVPTAARMYDHYLGGKDNYAADRAACEELDKVVPSTRRLALNNRRFLQRVVRTLATEYGIRQFLDHGSGLPTQDNVHQVAQSIEPDSRVIYADNDPMVLVHGRALLDQNDRTAVIHADLRSTEEIFSHPDTRRLIDFSEPVAVLFNSVFHCIPDSETDGPQAVVRRVAERLAPGSFMVICQLVSEDAEVREFVTNFMDQATRGHWGRVRQEKDVAALFEGMEIIEPGLVEVSTWRPDSEVQTRQLSQEWIEFGGLGRLP; translated from the coding sequence ATGAACACCGACAGGCCGCTGTCCAAGAACATCGACGCCACCGTGCCGACAGCAGCGCGCATGTACGACCACTACCTGGGCGGCAAGGACAACTACGCGGCGGACCGCGCGGCCTGCGAAGAACTCGACAAGGTCGTACCGAGCACCCGCCGGCTGGCGCTCAACAACAGGCGTTTCCTGCAGCGGGTCGTCAGGACACTGGCGACGGAGTACGGGATCCGGCAGTTCCTGGACCACGGATCCGGTCTCCCCACACAGGACAACGTGCACCAGGTCGCCCAGTCCATCGAGCCCGACAGCCGGGTGATCTACGCCGACAACGATCCGATGGTGCTCGTGCACGGCCGGGCACTGCTGGACCAGAACGACCGCACCGCGGTCATCCACGCGGACCTGCGGAGCACCGAGGAGATATTCTCCCATCCCGACACGCGGCGGCTGATCGACTTCTCCGAGCCGGTCGCCGTCCTGTTCAATTCGGTCTTCCACTGCATTCCCGACAGCGAGACCGACGGTCCGCAGGCCGTCGTCCGGCGCGTGGCCGAACGGCTCGCGCCTGGCAGCTTCATGGTGATCTGTCAGCTGGTCAGCGAGGACGCCGAGGTCCGCGAGTTCGTCACCAACTTCATGGACCAGGCGACACGGGGCCACTGGGGACGCGTACGGCAGGAGAAGGACGTCGCGGCGCTGTTCGAGGGAATGGAGATCATCGAGCCGGGGCTCGTGGAGGTCTCCACCTGGCGGCCCGACAGCGAGGTGCAGACCCGGCAGCTCTCGCAGGAGTGGATCGAGTTCGGCGGTCTGGGCCGGCTCCCCTAG
- a CDS encoding SRPBCC family protein encodes MGTQFEATVDIDRPVDEVFAFLADGTNDPKFSPRVQRIDKKPEGPTAVGTVFRSTVKDAGMTTRREFEITELVAPSRIRWTERSRNLVTAADGGYDLEPAPGGGTRVRIHNRLEGHGIGKLLLPLAGGAARKDAPAFGQRIKAAVEAS; translated from the coding sequence ATGGGTACCCAGTTCGAGGCCACGGTCGACATCGACCGCCCCGTCGACGAGGTCTTCGCCTTCCTCGCGGACGGCACGAACGATCCGAAGTTCAGTCCGCGGGTGCAGCGCATCGACAAGAAGCCGGAGGGGCCGACAGCCGTCGGCACGGTCTTCCGCAGCACCGTGAAGGACGCGGGCATGACGACACGGCGGGAGTTCGAGATCACCGAGCTCGTCGCCCCGAGCCGGATCCGCTGGACGGAGCGGTCGCGGAACCTGGTCACCGCGGCCGACGGCGGTTACGACCTGGAGCCGGCGCCGGGCGGCGGAACCCGCGTCCGCATCCACAACCGGCTGGAGGGCCACGGCATCGGCAAACTGCTGCTGCCCCTGGCGGGCGGCGCGGCGCGCAAGGACGCTCCCGCGTTCGGACAGCGGATCAAGGCGGCCGTCGAGGCGTCGTGA
- a CDS encoding helix-turn-helix transcriptional regulator: MVAESPRVARLESYLDRPEPAPTLLKMLVGVQLAGFREDAGLAQDQAARSLGFSGAKLSRIESGKGRKPPSEADVRALLQLYGTDAYEGSVLLKLLHRANEPGWWQRYDKRLMPEWFERLVGLQEAAAAIRTFEIQYVPGLLQTAAYTRAVVERGLPNAPAAEVHRRVELRMRRAQLLDRADAPQLWAVVDESVLLRVLGSREAMREQLTHLIDMAQRPHVVLQVVPLDVTNASAPAIPITYLRFGGLDLPDVVYLEHIRSAHFLEDRDETEEYRLTLDRLADEALEPRDTLDLLRSTMEQRYPAE, encoded by the coding sequence ATGGTCGCCGAGTCACCCCGCGTCGCACGACTCGAATCCTATCTGGACCGTCCCGAGCCGGCGCCGACTCTGCTGAAGATGCTGGTCGGCGTCCAGCTCGCGGGATTCCGTGAGGACGCCGGACTCGCGCAGGACCAGGCCGCGCGCTCGCTGGGATTCAGCGGCGCCAAGCTCTCGCGCATCGAGTCGGGCAAGGGGCGCAAGCCTCCGAGCGAGGCCGACGTACGCGCCCTGCTCCAGTTGTACGGCACCGACGCCTATGAGGGCTCGGTGCTGCTCAAGCTGCTGCACCGGGCCAATGAGCCGGGCTGGTGGCAGCGTTACGACAAGCGGCTCATGCCCGAGTGGTTCGAGAGGCTGGTGGGCCTCCAGGAGGCGGCCGCCGCCATCCGGACCTTCGAGATCCAGTACGTGCCCGGTCTGCTGCAGACGGCCGCCTACACCCGGGCCGTGGTGGAGCGGGGCCTGCCGAACGCGCCGGCCGCCGAGGTGCACCGCCGGGTCGAACTGCGTATGCGCCGGGCCCAGTTGCTGGACCGTGCGGACGCGCCGCAACTGTGGGCGGTCGTCGACGAGTCCGTCCTGCTGCGCGTGCTGGGCAGCCGGGAGGCCATGCGCGAGCAGCTCACCCACCTGATCGACATGGCGCAGCGGCCCCATGTGGTCCTGCAGGTCGTGCCCCTCGACGTGACGAACGCCTCGGCGCCCGCCATCCCCATCACGTACCTGCGTTTCGGCGGCCTGGACCTGCCCGACGTCGTCTACCTCGAGCACATCAGAAGTGCCCATTTCCTCGAGGACCGCGACGAGACCGAGGAGTACCGGCTCACGCTCGACCGGCTGGCCGACGAGGCCCTCGAACCGCGCGACACCCTCGACCTGCTGCGGAGCACGATGGAGCAGCGCTACCCGGCCGAGTAG
- a CDS encoding DUF397 domain-containing protein, producing the protein MPQVENGIRASALDASWIKSRHSTAEGNCVEVARIDGGIAVRNSRDPEGPALVYTSAELAAFLAGAKDGEFDHLL; encoded by the coding sequence GTGCCGCAGGTGGAGAACGGGATACGGGCGAGTGCGCTGGACGCCAGCTGGATCAAGAGCCGGCACAGCACCGCCGAGGGGAACTGTGTGGAGGTCGCCCGGATCGACGGGGGCATAGCCGTGCGCAACTCCCGTGACCCCGAAGGGCCCGCGCTCGTCTACACGTCCGCGGAGCTCGCGGCGTTCCTCGCGGGCGCCAAGGACGGAGAGTTCGACCACCTGCTCTGA
- a CDS encoding roadblock/LC7 domain-containing protein, with protein METTDNSLTWLLMNLLERTPGTRHALVLSRDGLKLCWTDHLTLDQADQLAAICSGIQALAQGASVEFGDGTGGVRHSMTEFHGGLLFIVEAGQGAHLAVVAEEAADPGVVGHQMTELVEQIGEHLRAEPRTPAARGASA; from the coding sequence ATGGAGACCACTGACAACAGCCTCACCTGGCTCTTGATGAACCTCTTGGAGCGCACGCCGGGCACCCGCCACGCACTCGTCCTGTCACGGGACGGGCTGAAGCTGTGCTGGACGGACCACCTGACGCTCGACCAGGCCGACCAGCTGGCGGCGATCTGCTCCGGCATCCAGGCCCTCGCGCAGGGCGCGTCCGTGGAGTTCGGTGACGGAACCGGCGGCGTCCGGCACTCCATGACCGAGTTCCACGGAGGCCTCCTGTTCATCGTGGAGGCCGGCCAGGGCGCGCACCTCGCGGTCGTCGCCGAGGAGGCCGCCGACCCCGGTGTCGTCGGCCACCAGATGACCGAGCTGGTGGAGCAGATCGGCGAGCATCTGCGGGCCGAGCCCCGCACGCCCGCGGCCAGGGGTGCCTCGGCGTGA
- a CDS encoding ATP-binding protein — MSVPARPRQRRSAQKTGSSPAAFPALLVVTAAGAGTAVGLAPDGARPWVAGTAIAAWCCNAAVVAFTSARLRLAHRQTLSRTGELEMTKNNWAQHGAETDQLVNVTLPAIAKQLSKGADAEKVLAGLPTPSDPYLRRMLHVFTTEVAASARRTADAQADLDMMRRELDRGTAELERLTNETLPAAVTLLREGSSADTVLAKLDWPSVPLLRAPAESFIRELAYAERRSAAAQAASAKALSRVQAKTVGMLADLRDMQDRHAGEIFGDLLRLDHSTSQLGLMTDRLALLMGGRSSRVWNKPIVMESILRGSVGRIAAYRRVRLHNSSKASIAGFAAEGVMHLLAELMDNAANFSPPIDEVHVYVEERSAGLVVTIEDSGLKMSDASMRRAEEAVSGKVTDLASLQGTRLGLSVVGRLAAKHGISVNYRPSSRGGTGVVVLLPPQVVAQQREPVAAERPQRAVPAAAAAPAPAPAPAPAPAPTVEETLPLRPETIAPPQEAPIADIPRRRGPATSGGLPVRAPGRTMAEAEQGRADRKASEPPRTPLVDGAGPARDAGSRFGAFHRGRQAGGTPGPAAPDDEAGYGTGSGVDH; from the coding sequence ATGTCAGTGCCTGCTCGCCCCCGCCAGCGCCGATCCGCGCAGAAGACGGGTTCCTCCCCAGCTGCGTTCCCCGCGCTCCTGGTCGTCACGGCCGCGGGGGCCGGAACGGCCGTCGGCCTCGCTCCCGACGGAGCCCGTCCGTGGGTGGCGGGCACGGCGATCGCCGCCTGGTGCTGCAACGCGGCCGTCGTCGCCTTCACCTCCGCCCGGTTGCGCCTGGCCCACCGCCAGACCCTGTCGCGTACCGGCGAACTGGAGATGACCAAGAACAACTGGGCCCAGCACGGCGCCGAGACGGACCAGCTGGTCAACGTGACCCTGCCGGCCATAGCCAAGCAGCTCAGCAAGGGCGCCGACGCCGAGAAGGTCCTCGCCGGGCTGCCCACCCCCTCCGACCCGTATCTGCGCCGGATGCTGCACGTCTTCACCACCGAGGTCGCCGCGTCCGCCCGGCGGACCGCCGACGCGCAGGCGGACCTCGACATGATGCGGCGCGAGCTGGACCGGGGCACGGCGGAGCTCGAACGCCTGACCAACGAGACCCTGCCGGCCGCGGTGACCCTGCTGCGCGAGGGCAGCTCCGCCGACACGGTCCTCGCCAAGCTCGACTGGCCGAGCGTCCCGCTGCTGCGCGCCCCCGCGGAATCGTTCATCCGTGAACTCGCGTACGCCGAGCGTCGTTCCGCGGCCGCCCAGGCCGCCTCCGCCAAGGCGCTCAGCCGGGTCCAGGCCAAGACGGTCGGCATGCTCGCCGACCTGAGGGACATGCAGGATCGTCACGCCGGGGAGATCTTCGGCGATCTGCTGCGCCTGGACCACAGCACCTCCCAGCTGGGCCTCATGACCGACCGGCTCGCCCTGCTGATGGGCGGCCGTTCCAGCCGCGTCTGGAACAAGCCGATCGTCATGGAGAGCATCCTGCGCGGCTCCGTCGGCCGGATCGCCGCCTACCGGCGCGTACGTCTGCACAACTCCAGCAAGGCCTCCATCGCCGGCTTCGCGGCCGAGGGCGTCATGCACCTGCTGGCCGAGCTCATGGACAACGCCGCCAACTTCTCGCCGCCGATCGACGAGGTCCACGTGTACGTGGAGGAGCGCAGCGCGGGACTCGTCGTCACCATCGAGGACAGCGGCCTGAAGATGTCCGACGCGTCCATGCGCCGGGCGGAGGAGGCCGTGTCGGGCAAGGTCACCGACCTCGCCTCGCTGCAGGGCACCCGGCTCGGGCTGAGCGTGGTGGGGCGACTGGCCGCCAAGCACGGCATCAGCGTCAACTACCGTCCCTCCTCGCGCGGCGGCACCGGCGTCGTCGTACTGCTGCCGCCGCAGGTCGTGGCGCAGCAGCGCGAGCCGGTCGCCGCCGAGCGTCCGCAGCGCGCCGTACCGGCCGCGGCCGCAGCTCCGGCTCCGGCTCCGGCTCCGGCTCCGGCTCCGGCTCCCACGGTCGAGGAGACACTTCCGCTGCGGCCCGAGACGATCGCGCCCCCGCAGGAGGCACCCATCGCCGACATCCCCCGCAGGCGTGGTCCGGCCACTTCGGGCGGGCTGCCGGTCCGGGCCCCCGGCCGCACCATGGCCGAGGCGGAACAGGGCCGGGCCGACCGGAAGGCCTCCGAGCCGCCCCGCACGCCGCTCGTGGACGGAGCCGGTCCGGCCCGGGACGCCGGAAGCCGGTTCGGTGCCTTCCACCGCGGCCGCCAGGCCGGCGGGACCCCCGGCCCCGCCGCTCCCGACGACGAGGCCGGATACGGGACCGGGTCCGGGGTGGACCACTAG
- a CDS encoding type 1 glutamine amidotransferase, with protein sequence MTVASGTEVRVLAVRNAARSGAGRLPSWLADEGITLVEVEGAKAPDRADGFGAVVLLGGGFLPDDDARAPWLPAQRALALRAVADGVPLLGICLGAQLLALAAGGTVRGCHGEPERGSCTVVLRAEAATDPLFRELPHRFPVIQNHRDQITALPPGAVHLAASDACPVQAFRVGACAWGVQFHPEAGADRLVRWDEAALADEGIDLAGLRARALAAEPASAGAARRLVAAFAAVVREHAASGTVPAIRP encoded by the coding sequence GTGACGGTGGCGTCCGGCACGGAGGTGCGTGTCCTCGCGGTGCGCAACGCGGCGCGCAGCGGGGCCGGTCGGCTGCCGTCCTGGCTCGCCGACGAGGGAATCACGCTGGTGGAGGTCGAAGGGGCGAAGGCGCCCGACCGCGCCGACGGATTCGGGGCGGTCGTCCTGCTGGGCGGCGGGTTCCTGCCGGACGACGACGCCCGCGCCCCCTGGCTGCCGGCCCAACGGGCGCTCGCCCTGCGGGCCGTGGCGGACGGTGTGCCGCTGCTGGGCATCTGTCTGGGCGCCCAGCTGCTCGCACTGGCGGCCGGCGGTACGGTCCGGGGCTGCCACGGTGAACCCGAGCGGGGCAGTTGCACGGTCGTCCTGCGGGCCGAGGCCGCCACCGACCCCCTGTTCCGGGAACTGCCCCACCGTTTCCCCGTCATCCAGAACCACCGGGACCAGATCACCGCGCTGCCACCCGGCGCCGTCCACCTGGCGGCGAGCGACGCGTGCCCCGTCCAGGCGTTCCGGGTGGGCGCATGCGCCTGGGGCGTCCAGTTCCATCCCGAAGCGGGCGCCGACCGGCTGGTCCGCTGGGACGAGGCGGCGCTCGCCGACGAGGGGATCGACCTGGCCGGGCTGCGGGCCCGCGCCCTGGCCGCCGAGCCCGCATCGGCCGGCGCCGCCCGGCGCCTCGTGGCCGCCTTCGCCGCGGTGGTCCGGGAGCACGCCGCCTCCGGTACGGTTCCGGCAATCCGGCCGTGA